CAAGGCGCTGGTCCACGCGCTGACCGCGTTGCCGCACGATCTTATCATCAGCTTTTCCGACGATGACATCACCCGCGTGGCCACGGCGATGATGGGCCTTGCCGACCGGCCGCGCCCTCGCGCTACGCTCGTCACCGCGCCGCTCGGACGCCACGTGTTCGGCTTCGTATGGCTGCCGCGCGACATGCTGTCGACCTCGGCGCGCCTACAGGTGCAGGGACTGCTCGAACAGTCCACCGATGCCGAAACGCTCGACTGGAGCCTCATGGTCGAAGGCGGCAATCTGGCCTTGCTGCGCTATGTGCTGGATTATCGCGGCAAGAGCGCAGGGCCCGATGGCGAAGCGATCGACCAGGCGCTGAACGACATGCTGCGCGGCTGGACCGACGCGGTGGAGGATGCGCTTGCCGATACGGACGATGCCTCGCGCGCCGCCGCCCTTGCATTGCGCTACGCCGACAGTTTCCCCGCCTTCTACCGCGCGAGCTATGGCGCTGCGGAAGCCGCCACCGACATCCATCGGATGCGCCAGCTGGCCGCCCATGCAGAGGATGCAGGCCAGGGGCGCGACACGCGCCTCTATCGCGCGCCAGGTGACGATGAGGGTCAGCTGCGCCTGAAAGTCTACCAGCATCATGGCGCGCTTCCGCTGTCAGACGCTGTGCCAGCGCTCGAAAATTTCGGCTTCCGCGTGATGTCCGAAGTGCCCACGCGCCTCGAAGGCGAAGATGCGGGCACGATCCACGATTTCACGCTTGGCCTGCCGCCGGGCGTCGAACCGGCAGAGGTGCTGAAACGCGCGAGCGACATCGAGGCGGCCATCACCAATGTGCTGAACGAAGGCAGCGAGGACGATGTCTTCAACCGCCTCGTCGTAACATCGGGACTGGTGGCGCAGGAAACGGACTGGCTGCGCGCCTTTTACCGCTATGCCCGCCAGTCCAATACGGCTTTCACCATCTACACGGTGGTCGATGCGCTGGCAGGCGCGCCCAAGGTTACGCGCGGCCTGATCGACCTGTTCACCGCGCTGCACGATCCTTCCGCCAAGGGTGATCGCGTCGCTGCGGCGGACGAGATCAACGCCGCGATCAAAGCCGGCCTTGCCGAAGTCACTGCCATCAATGACGATCGCATATTGCGGCTGTACTGGCACACCGTCCGGGCCATCCTGCGCACCAATGCCTTCGCTCCGGCGGCATCCGAAGCGCTGGCGTTCAAGCTCGATTCCAACCTTGTGCCGGGCCTGCCCAAGCCCGTGCCGTGGCGCGAGATCTTCGTCTATTCTCGCCGCGTCGAAGGCGTTCACCTGCGTGCCGGGCCAGTGGCGCGCGGCGGCCTACGCTGGTCAGACCGGCGCGACGATTTCCGCACCGAGATCCTCGGCCTGATGAAGGCGCAAAAGGTGAAGAACGCCGTGATTGTGCCGACCGGCGCAAAAGGCGGCTTCTATCCCAAGCGCCTGCCCAACCCCGCGATCGACCGCGATGCGTGGTTCACCGAGGGTAAGGAAAGCTACAAGCTCTTCATCCGCACGCTGCTTTCCATCACCGACAATATCGTGGACGAGAAAGTGGTGCATCCCGAAAGCGTCGTGATCCACGATGGCGAAGACCCGTATTTCGTGGTCGCTGCCGACAAGGGCACGGCCACATTCTCCGACACCGCCAATGCCATCGCAATGGAACGCGAATTCTGGCTGGGCGATGCCTTCGCCAGCGGCGGCTCCAACGGCTACGACCACAAGGCCATGGGCATCACCGCGCGCGGCGGCTGGGTATGCGTGCAGCGCCATTTCCTCGAAATGGGCGTCGATATCCAGACAGATCCGGTGCGCGTGGCCGGCTGCGGCGACATGTCGGGCGACGTGTTCGGCAACGGCATGCTCTTGTCCAAGTCGATTAAGTTGGTGGCCGCTTTCGACCACCGGCACATCTTTATCGATCCCGACCCCGATCCCTCCGCCAGCTGGAAAGAGCGCAAGCGGCTGTTCGACATGGACCGGTCCAATTGGGGCGAATACGATAGCAAGGTGATGAGCAAGGGCGGCGGGATTTATCCGCGCACGCTCAAGCGCATCGAGCTGACAAAGACGGCGATGAAAGCGCTCGGCATCACCGACGCCGACTTGACCGATGGCGGTATCGATCCCGACGGCCTCATCAAGCTGATCATGAAAAGCCCTGTCGACCTCATCTGGTTCGGCGGCATCGGTACGTATGTGAAGAGCTCGGACGAGACGAATGCCGAAGTGGGCGACCCTGCCAATGACGGGCTTCGCGTCAATGCCGAAGACGTGCGCGCCAAGGTGATCGGCGAAGGTGCCAATCTCGGCGCAACGCAGGCAGGCCGCATCGAATTCGCGCTGCATGGCGGGCGGGTGAACACCGATTTCATCGACAATTCGGCAGGCGTGGACTGCTCGGATAACGAGGTGAATATCAAGATCGCGCTGACCGCCGCACGCCGCGCCGGTCGCCTGTCCGAAGAACGGCGCAACGCCATCCTGAAGGAGATGACCGAAGAGGTCGCCGCGCTGGTGCTGGAAGATAACCGCCTCCAGTCGCTCGCCCTCTCCATCGCGCAGCAGGGCGGCAGCCGTACGATCGGCGCGCATGCCCGGCTGATCGAAACGCTGGAAGAAATCGGCGGGCTCGACCGCGCGAATGAAGGACTTGGCGATGCAGTCGAACTGCAGCGCCGCGCAGCGGACGGCAAGGGCCTGACCCGGCCGGAGCTTGCGGTGCTGATGTGCTATTCCAAACTGGTGTTGCAGGACGCGGTCGAAGCCAGCCCGCTTGCCGATGACGATGCTGCCGATGCGCTGGTGCTGAACGACTTCCCGCAGCAGATGCAGGACCAGTTCAAGAACCAGCTCCTCACCCACCGCCTGCGCGAAGAGATTGTGGGCACGGTGGTCGCCAACACCGTCGTCAACCGGATGGGCATGCTGCATCCCTTCGAGCTGGCCGAAGAAGAAGGCGCAGGGCTGGAAGCCATCGGCAGCGGCTTCGTCGCCGCGACCGGCCTGCTCGGTATGGAAGACATCTGGGCCGCGCTCGACACGGCGAAGATGCCCGAAACCGCGCGCCTGATGCTGTTCGATCAGGCGGCGCTCGCCCTTCGCGGCCATATCGCAGACCTTTTGCGCGCAGGGGGCGGCCAGGTGTCGCCATCCGAACTTCGTAAGGAAATCGGCCCGATGGTGGGCGAGCTGGTAGACCAGGTCGACACGCTGATGGGCGATGAAGCGCGCAATCATGTCGATGCCATTGCAGCGAAAATGGTAAAAAAGGGCGCGCCGCAGAAACTGGCCGACAATGTCGCAAGGTTGTTCGCGGTGGACGGCGCCATCGGCCTCGCGCGCCTTTCGGCGGACACCGAGATAGCGCCCATCGAACTGGCGGGCGCGTTCATCGAATTGGGCGCACTGCTGGGCATCGACTGGGCGCAATCGCATGCCGCCATCATGTCGCCTGCCGACCCGTGGGAGCGGCTGCTGGTCGCAGGCCTCGCGCGCGATTTCCAGGCCATGCGGCTGGAATTCCTGCGTCGTCTGGCCCGTAAGCGTGGCAAGTCGGCCGGCGATCCGTCCGCGCTGCTGGGCGAGTGGGCCGATCGCAACCAGAAAGCCATCGCCCAATTCCGACGGATGGTGTCTCGCGCCAAGGCGGCAACGCCGGTCGCGCCTGCCATGTTGGCGCAGATCGCCAGCCAGGCGCGCAATCTGTTGCACGGCTGACTTGACGCGGGCACGCTTTGTGCCCCACCGCTGACGGCATGACCCGCTATGACGTAGTCATCGTCGGCACAGGGCATGGCGGCGCACAGGCTGCCATCGCCCTGCGCCAGAACGGCTTTACCGGCTCGATCCTGATGATCGGGCGCGACCGCAATCCGCCCTATGAGCGCCCGCCGCTTTCCAAGGAATTTCTCGCAGGCGAAAAGCCTTTCGAGCGCATCCTTATCCGGCCGGAACAGTTCTGGGCGGACAAGGAGATCGGCCTCGCACTGGGTGAAAGTGTGGCCAAGGTCGATCCGGAATTGCGCGAGGTGCACCTCTCGAGCGGCACGGTGATCGGCTATGACAGGCTGATCTGGTCGGGAGGCGGCGATGCGCGTCGCCTGTCATGCCCGGGCGGGCATCTGGACGGCGTGCATGCCGTTCGCGACCGCCGCGATGTCGATGCGCTGAAAGGCGACCTTGCCGCAGGCGCACAACGTTATGTCGTCGTCGGCGGTGGTTATATCGGGCTGGAAGCGGCAGCCGTGCTGCGCAAGCTGGGCCGCGACGTCACCGTCGTGGAAGCGACAGACCGCCTCCTTTCGCGCGTCGCGGGCGAAGACATGTCGCAATTCTTCCTCGAAGAACACCGGCGGCAGGGCGTGGATGTGCGCCTGTCATCGAAGGTCGCCCGCCTTGAAGGCGAAGCTCGCGTGACCGGCGTGACGCTGGAAGATGGCGAGACCATTGCCTGCGACTGCGTGGTTGTGGGCATCGGCATCGTGCCTGCCGTCGGCCCGTTAATCGCTGCTGGTGCCGCTGGCGCGAACGGGGTCGATGTGACCGACACCTGCCACACCAGCCTCGAGAAGGTCTATGCCATCGGCGACTGTGCAGCGCACGCCAATCCCTATGCGGGCGGAGAGGTCATCAGGCTGGAAAGCGTGCAGAATGCGCATGACATGGCCACCACCGTCGCCAAGGCGATCTGTGGCGAGCCGGAGCCCTACAAGGCGCTGCCCTGGTTCTGGTCCAATCAGTACGATTGCAAATTGCAGACGGCGGGAATCAGCCTGGGTCACGACACCGCCGTGCTGCGCGGCGATCCGGCGGAGCGCAGCTTTTCCGTTATCTACCTGCGCGACGGGCAGGTGATCGCCGTCGACGCGGTGAACCGCACCAAGGATTATGTGCAGGGCCGCAAGCTGGTGGAGCTGGAATGCAAGATCGAGCCCAATCGCCTTGCCGATGCGGAAACGGCGCTCAAGGAGATGATGTAAGGCGCGCGTGCGCCCAGTCGGCGGCTTCGGCCACGATAGCGTCGGGGTCGTCGCGCAGTGCGTGCACTTGCGGCAGCAGCCCGGCATCGGCGCTATTGCCCGCGGCGATCAGGCAGTTGCGCACGAAGCGGTCGCGCCCCACGCGCTTGATCGGCGAGCCGGAAAATTTCGCGCGGAATCTCGCATCGTCGAGAGCCAACAGGTCGGCGAGTGGCGGATCGATCAGCTCCTCGCGCGGGGCGAGCTTCTGCGCCCGCGCCGACACATCGGCGAACTTGTTCCAAGGGCAGACCGCAAGGCAATCGTCGCAGCCATAGATGCGATTGCCGATCGCCTCGCGAAATTCGAGCGGGATCGGCCCTTTGTGCTCGATGGTCAGGTACGAGATGCAGCGCCGCGCATCGAGCTGGTAGGGCGCGGGAAATGCATCGGTGGGGCAAGCATCTTGGCAAGCGCGGCACGAACCACATCGGTCCGTGTGCGGTTCGTCAGCTGAAAGCTCAAGCGTGGTATAGATCGCTCCGAGAAACAGCCAGTTCCCGTGCTCGCGGCTAACCAGATTGGTGTGCTTGCCCTGCCATCCAATCCCGGCTGCCTCGCCAAGCGGCTTTTCCATGACCGGCGCGGTATCGACGAAGACTTTAAGCTGCATTTCCGGTTCGCGCTCCACCAGCCAGCGGGCAAGCACCTTCAGCGCCTTTTTCACGACATCGTGATAATCTCGGCCTTGCGCATAAACCGAAATCTTCGCGTCCGCCGGTGCCAGCGGATCGACATCGGGCGCATAGCTCATGCCGAGCGCTATGACGCTCCGCGCATCCGCCCACATCGATTGCGGACCCTGCCGGACGTCGGCCCTGTCCGCCATCCACGCCATCTCGCCATGATGGCCCGCATCCAGCCATTCGTGCAACCGTGCCGCGCGCGTCGGATCGTCGGTAGCAGGCGCGATGCCGATGGCGGCAAAGCCCAGCTCGCGCGCTTTCGCCTTGAGAGCATCCTCAAGCGAGCTAGTATCGGCTGCGTTAACCATAAGAGGGTGGCATCCCGTTCACGGGATCGCACTAGCGCATGCGGGATGGATATGGCGACAGGTGAATTTGCAGCGCGCGCGAGTGCGGCTCCGGCAGCGGATGCCCCGCTGGCAATCGAGGCGCGCGGGCTCGTCAAACGGTTCGACGGGCAGCTGGCGGTCGACGGCATCGACATCTCCGTGCCCGAAGGCGCGATTTACGGCATTCTTGGCCCCAATGGCGCGGGCAAGACCACCACGCTTCGCATGCTGCTGGGCATTATCGACCCGGATGAAGGCACGCGGCGGGTGCTGGGCGCGGACAACCCGCAGGATGTCGCGCGGCGCATCGGATACCTGCCTGAAGAACGCGGACTCTACCCTTCCATGAAAAGCTATGAGGCCATCGCCTTCATGGGCGCGCTGCGCGGGTTGCCGCTGGATGAAGGGCGCGCACGCGGCAAGGATCTGCTGGACGGTCACGGCCTCGGCCACGCGGTCGACAAGCAGATCCGCCAATTGTCCAAGGGCATGGCGCAGACGGTGCAGCTGCTCGGCACGCTGGTTCATCGCCCGAAACTCGTCGTGTTCGACGAGCCGTTCAGCGGACTGGACGCGATTAATCAGGGCAGGCTGGAGCAGTTGATCCGCGGTCTTGCCGATGACGGCACGACAGTCATTTTCTCCACCCACGTCATCGCCCATGCGGAGCGGCTTTGCGAAGGCATCGCCATTATCGCAGGCGGCAAGGTGCCCTATGCCGGAAGCGTAGAGGAAGCGCGCGACCGTATTCCTGCACAGGTGCGTTTGGAAACGCGCAATGCCGAGGGGCCGTGGCGCGCAGCCCTGCCAGCCGACACGCGCCGCGTCGGGGATTTCTGGTATTTCCCGCTGCCCGAAAGCGGCATCGAACCGCTGCTGAAAGCACTGATGGATGGCGAGGCGGGCATCCAGTCGCTTTCCATCGAGCGGGCCGGGTTGCACGATGCCTTCGTCGCCATTGCAGGCGAAGCCGCCGCGCGCGACATGGTGGCCGACAACACGGGAGAACCGGCATGAGCATCAAGGACGGAGGGCGCCTCTCGCTCTGGAAAGCCGCCGCCGTGGTCGCCCGGCGCGATTTCACCGCGATCCTTTTCAGCAAGGCGTTCATCTTCTTCCTGCTCGGTCCGCTCTTCCCCGTCGCCGTAATGGCGCTGGCGGGCGGCGTGGGCGCGCAAGTGCAATCCGAAGCGCGCGTCGCCAATGTCGGCATTGCGATGGAAAGCGCGGACGTCGACGCCATGCTTGCCGCGCGGGAGCGCGTGCACACGGTGGTGGGTGACGCCGTGCCCACCATGGTAGAAGCCGCACGCATCATTCCCGGCGACGCTTACGATCCAGCCGATGTTTTGGAGAACCAGGAAGGCAACCTCGCTGCCCTCGTCACTGGCACACCGGAGGAGCCGACGCTGACGGCCACGGACGGGCGTCTCGTGCGCTGGCAGGGCGTGGTCGGCATGGTCGCTGCCGAGGCCGCCAATCCCGGCGCGCAGACCTATCCCGAAGTGCAGACGCAGGCCGTGGGCACCAGCGGCGCATCGCAGAACACCGCACGCCTGCAAACGGCGCAAGGCGGACAATTGCTGCTGTTCCTGCTCATCATGCTGCTCGCCAGCATGGTTCTCTCCAACCTGGTGGAAGAGAAGGGCAACAAGATCATCGAGATCCTCGCCGCCGCCATCCCGATGGACGCGGTCTTCCTCGGCAAGCTGTTTGCCATGCTCGGCATTTCGGTGGTCGGCGTCGCGGTGTGGGGCAGTGTCGGTTTCACCGTGTTACGGGCGGGCGGCGTGTCGCTATCCGATTATGCCAATCCTGGCGTCGGCTGGCCCGCCTTCTTTGCCTTGTTCGCCCTGTATTTCGGCATGGGCTATCTGCTGCTCGGATCGATTTTCCTCGCGGTCGGATCGCTCGCCAATACGGTGCGCGAGGTGCAGACTGTCTCCATGCCCGCCACCATGTTCCAGATCCTGGTATTCTTTTTCGCCAGCCTCGCTGTAACCGCCAGGGGGGGATGGATCGAATATACAGCCATGGCATTCCCGCTTTCATCGCCCTTTGCCATGGTCGCCCGCGCCGCCACGGATGAGGCCATCTGGCCGCATCTGCTGGCGCTGGCATGGCAGGCTGTATGGGTGGCGATTTTCATCCGGCTGGGCGCAAGCCTGTTCCGCCGGCGGGTGATGAAATCCGGTCCGCAGGGGGCTCGAAAGGGCAGCTTGATCGGACGGGCCTTCGCGGGAATGTTCAGGACAGGTTCCAGGACGACCCCGTAAGGCATTTGCCATGAAAACATCGCTGAAAGACCGCCGCGCCGCACTCGCATGGCTGGGGGCCGGAACATCGGCAACCGCGCTCGCCGCCTGCGGCAGCAGCAAAGAGGTGCGCGCGCGCGACTATCGCATTTCCTATTCCGAAGCCGAATGGCGTCGCCGCCTCTCGCGTGAGGAATATCGCGTGCTGCGCGAAGCCGGCACGGAGCGCCCCTTCTCCTCGCCGCTCGACAATGAAAGCCGCCGCGGCACGTTCGTCTGCGCAGGATGCGGCAACCGGCTCTATTCCAGCGCGCACAAGTTCGACAGCGGCACGGGCTGGCCAAGTTTCTGGCAGCCGGTCGATAGCGGCGCGGTCGGCTATTCGACCGATTACAATCTCGGCTATGCTCGCCGAGAAGTGCACTGCGCCGATTGCGGCGGACATCTGGGCCATGTGTTCAACGATGGCCCGCGCCCGACCGGGGAGCGGCACTGCATCAATGGCGTGGCAATGGATTTCCGGCCCGGCTGATTCCGTGCGTTATCGCACACGGTAGACGCGTAGCGATCCCGCGCTGAAAGTCTCGTCCAGCTCCAGCCATTCTGGCGGGGTATCGGACAATAGAACGTTGGCGAAATTGCCGTCCGCCGCCGTGCGATAGAGCGCGATATCGGCCGCCGATCCGCAGGCGATCACGTAGTCCGCTCCGTAGCTTTGCACGACGGTCTGGGCCTCGGCAGGCGGTCCCGTAAACGCCAAAAGCACGTCGCGCATCGGACCCTGATTGCGATGATAGCTGGCGGCGATGATCGTGTGGTTCGTTAATCCAAGGATTTCAGGTCCGGCGTCGAGCGGCACCAGCACCAGTCCCGGCTCCAGCGAGACGAGGCGACTGTAATCGCATTCCCCGCGCTCGATGAGCGCGAGGACATCGGGCCGCATCGTGGCTGCGGGGAAGCGTGAGTCCAATGGCTTGGCCAGCGCGCTCGCCGCCATGGGCGTGGCGAGGCCGAACACGGCGAGCGTGGCGAGAATACGCGGCACGGCCGACGCCAGCGCCCGCGCTCTGGGCAGGTAATGCGCCAGCAGGATCGCCGCAGCAGGGATGGCGAGAAGCTGCGCGATCACGCCGGCGCGCATTAGCAGGAGCGAATAGGCACCCGCTGCCAGCGCGATGAGGAAGTAAAGCCGCCATTGGATCGCGCGCTCAGCGCCCAGCCATGTGTCGCGCGTGGTCCACGCTGCCGCCAACACGATAAGGATCGTCCACAGCGTCATCAGCATGACCGAGACCGGCTGCCGCCAGGCGGGCAGACCTTCGGTGATGTAGCCATGCCAGTAAGTCTGCAGCACCGGATCGAGCTGCTGCATCGGGTTGGCGAGGCACGGGCCGAGCGTAAGCCATGCCGCAGGAAGCGCGAAGGCGGGCACCAGCAACAGCGCGAGGAACCGTTTCGCAGGTGTGGCTTGGCCCGGGATCAGCGGGACAAGAGCGGCGGCTACGGTCGCTGCCACGAAGGCCGTGACGTGGCCGGGCAACAATTCGTCGCAATAGAGCGGCGCTAACATGGATGGCCCGCGCGTTGCAAAGCCAAGCGCGGAACTGCCGAAAGCCAGAGCGGCGAGGAATGGCGCGAGCAGCCGCTCACCCGTCCATGCATAGCGCAGGCCGTACAGCCCGGCGATGACCGCTATCAGAGGCAGGCCCTCAAGCGAGATTAGCACCCAAGCCGCGGCGCATACGCCTGCCACAGCTGCGGCCCGTTGCGAGCGCGAGAGTAGAAGCGCCGCGCATATGAGACCGAGCACGGCTTGCGGGGTGTGATGGTCGATCCGCATGGGCGCGAAACTGGCGGGCAGCAAAGGCATCAGCGGAAAGATCACGAGGCCGAATGCGATAGCGAGATCGGAGAGGCCCAACCGCAGCATGATAGCGCGCAGGGCGAACAGGGCAGGCAGCAGCCAGAGCAGGGGCACGAGCGCCATTGCAATGGTCTCGCCAAACACCAGCGCGAGCGCTGCAATCGGCAGGTCCACCAGCCGCGACCAGTGCATGGAGAATCCCTCGGGCGGGCTCATACGGTATTGGGTGACGTCCTGGAACGCTTGTCCGTCCAGCCAGCTGCGCACTTGTAGCAGGCGGGTCCAGTCATCGGGGCCGACAGGCTCCCAGCCGATCACCGCTTGAACGAGAAGGCGCAGCACGCACCATGCCAGCCCCACTGCCAGAATTGCCTGCGGCGTGCGCACGAATACGCGCCAATCGAACCCCCGATATCCCATCGGGCGGTACTGCTAACGGAAAACGACACGGCTGCGAAGAAGCCATGTGGCGGTGAAGCTGACCGCAATCGCCACCAATTTGGCAAGGCGCGGGTCGAAGCCGCTGGCATCGCCCGCCCACACGATGGCGGTCGTTAGCCCAAGGCCGACCAGAGCGGAGACCACGAACAGCGCCTTTTGCCGCGTGCGCTGCGCGCCGCGCTCTGCCACATTGCCGATGAAAACCGCGCGGCTGC
This sequence is a window from Aurantiacibacter gangjinensis. Protein-coding genes within it:
- a CDS encoding ABC transporter permease; the encoded protein is MSIKDGGRLSLWKAAAVVARRDFTAILFSKAFIFFLLGPLFPVAVMALAGGVGAQVQSEARVANVGIAMESADVDAMLAARERVHTVVGDAVPTMVEAARIIPGDAYDPADVLENQEGNLAALVTGTPEEPTLTATDGRLVRWQGVVGMVAAEAANPGAQTYPEVQTQAVGTSGASQNTARLQTAQGGQLLLFLLIMLLASMVLSNLVEEKGNKIIEILAAAIPMDAVFLGKLFAMLGISVVGVAVWGSVGFTVLRAGGVSLSDYANPGVGWPAFFALFALYFGMGYLLLGSIFLAVGSLANTVREVQTVSMPATMFQILVFFFASLAVTARGGWIEYTAMAFPLSSPFAMVARAATDEAIWPHLLALAWQAVWVAIFIRLGASLFRRRVMKSGPQGARKGSLIGRAFAGMFRTGSRTTP
- a CDS encoding NAD-glutamate dehydrogenase, yielding MAAKGKASAAFTDLSQQERAFAKVLGDRISNSLLPGETPLEGEKLDNATAFTVEAARQREDGKPAILVRSATDGHRFMRIAIINKDMPFLVDSIGATMAAHGLSIDVLAHPILPVRREGGALKDLPKGDGTGEKKESWVYLETARIDAKERRALEKDLAEAILDVRAAVVDWPQMREMMQDDADRQSDAEGAALLRWLAGGMLTQLGHLTRTRDGKQSDILGICRRSTPELMADEACERAFAWFDGELERQQGKPGRVPLIVKANKLSKVHRRVPLDLFIVPIIEKGRVEALSIHAGIWTSAALVSPPDTVPVLRQQLQTIMDRLDFEPGSHDYKALVHALTALPHDLIISFSDDDITRVATAMMGLADRPRPRATLVTAPLGRHVFGFVWLPRDMLSTSARLQVQGLLEQSTDAETLDWSLMVEGGNLALLRYVLDYRGKSAGPDGEAIDQALNDMLRGWTDAVEDALADTDDASRAAALALRYADSFPAFYRASYGAAEAATDIHRMRQLAAHAEDAGQGRDTRLYRAPGDDEGQLRLKVYQHHGALPLSDAVPALENFGFRVMSEVPTRLEGEDAGTIHDFTLGLPPGVEPAEVLKRASDIEAAITNVLNEGSEDDVFNRLVVTSGLVAQETDWLRAFYRYARQSNTAFTIYTVVDALAGAPKVTRGLIDLFTALHDPSAKGDRVAAADEINAAIKAGLAEVTAINDDRILRLYWHTVRAILRTNAFAPAASEALAFKLDSNLVPGLPKPVPWREIFVYSRRVEGVHLRAGPVARGGLRWSDRRDDFRTEILGLMKAQKVKNAVIVPTGAKGGFYPKRLPNPAIDRDAWFTEGKESYKLFIRTLLSITDNIVDEKVVHPESVVIHDGEDPYFVVAADKGTATFSDTANAIAMEREFWLGDAFASGGSNGYDHKAMGITARGGWVCVQRHFLEMGVDIQTDPVRVAGCGDMSGDVFGNGMLLSKSIKLVAAFDHRHIFIDPDPDPSASWKERKRLFDMDRSNWGEYDSKVMSKGGGIYPRTLKRIELTKTAMKALGITDADLTDGGIDPDGLIKLIMKSPVDLIWFGGIGTYVKSSDETNAEVGDPANDGLRVNAEDVRAKVIGEGANLGATQAGRIEFALHGGRVNTDFIDNSAGVDCSDNEVNIKIALTAARRAGRLSEERRNAILKEMTEEVAALVLEDNRLQSLALSIAQQGGSRTIGAHARLIETLEEIGGLDRANEGLGDAVELQRRAADGKGLTRPELAVLMCYSKLVLQDAVEASPLADDDAADALVLNDFPQQMQDQFKNQLLTHRLREEIVGTVVANTVVNRMGMLHPFELAEEEGAGLEAIGSGFVAATGLLGMEDIWAALDTAKMPETARLMLFDQAALALRGHIADLLRAGGGQVSPSELRKEIGPMVGELVDQVDTLMGDEARNHVDAIAAKMVKKGAPQKLADNVARLFAVDGAIGLARLSADTEIAPIELAGAFIELGALLGIDWAQSHAAIMSPADPWERLLVAGLARDFQAMRLEFLRRLARKRGKSAGDPSALLGEWADRNQKAIAQFRRMVSRAKAATPVAPAMLAQIASQARNLLHG
- the queG gene encoding tRNA epoxyqueuosine(34) reductase QueG, which gives rise to MVNAADTSSLEDALKAKARELGFAAIGIAPATDDPTRAARLHEWLDAGHHGEMAWMADRADVRQGPQSMWADARSVIALGMSYAPDVDPLAPADAKISVYAQGRDYHDVVKKALKVLARWLVEREPEMQLKVFVDTAPVMEKPLGEAAGIGWQGKHTNLVSREHGNWLFLGAIYTTLELSADEPHTDRCGSCRACQDACPTDAFPAPYQLDARRCISYLTIEHKGPIPLEFREAIGNRIYGCDDCLAVCPWNKFADVSARAQKLAPREELIDPPLADLLALDDARFRAKFSGSPIKRVGRDRFVRNCLIAAGNSADAGLLPQVHALRDDPDAIVAEAADWAHARLTSSP
- a CDS encoding NAD(P)/FAD-dependent oxidoreductase, with the protein product MTRYDVVIVGTGHGGAQAAIALRQNGFTGSILMIGRDRNPPYERPPLSKEFLAGEKPFERILIRPEQFWADKEIGLALGESVAKVDPELREVHLSSGTVIGYDRLIWSGGGDARRLSCPGGHLDGVHAVRDRRDVDALKGDLAAGAQRYVVVGGGYIGLEAAAVLRKLGRDVTVVEATDRLLSRVAGEDMSQFFLEEHRRQGVDVRLSSKVARLEGEARVTGVTLEDGETIACDCVVVGIGIVPAVGPLIAAGAAGANGVDVTDTCHTSLEKVYAIGDCAAHANPYAGGEVIRLESVQNAHDMATTVAKAICGEPEPYKALPWFWSNQYDCKLQTAGISLGHDTAVLRGDPAERSFSVIYLRDGQVIAVDAVNRTKDYVQGRKLVELECKIEPNRLADAETALKEMM
- a CDS encoding GtrA family protein; the protein is MTALISRLGDIRLVRYLLASVGALAVDVGTFLALLSLGMWAAGASAVGYCLGIVAHWLMSSRAVFIGNVAERGAQRTRQKALFVVSALVGLGLTTAIVWAGDASGFDPRLAKLVAIAVSFTATWLLRSRVVFR
- the msrB gene encoding peptide-methionine (R)-S-oxide reductase MsrB; this translates as MKTSLKDRRAALAWLGAGTSATALAACGSSKEVRARDYRISYSEAEWRRRLSREEYRVLREAGTERPFSSPLDNESRRGTFVCAGCGNRLYSSAHKFDSGTGWPSFWQPVDSGAVGYSTDYNLGYARREVHCADCGGHLGHVFNDGPRPTGERHCINGVAMDFRPG
- a CDS encoding ABC transporter ATP-binding protein — encoded protein: MDMATGEFAARASAAPAADAPLAIEARGLVKRFDGQLAVDGIDISVPEGAIYGILGPNGAGKTTTLRMLLGIIDPDEGTRRVLGADNPQDVARRIGYLPEERGLYPSMKSYEAIAFMGALRGLPLDEGRARGKDLLDGHGLGHAVDKQIRQLSKGMAQTVQLLGTLVHRPKLVVFDEPFSGLDAINQGRLEQLIRGLADDGTTVIFSTHVIAHAERLCEGIAIIAGGKVPYAGSVEEARDRIPAQVRLETRNAEGPWRAALPADTRRVGDFWYFPLPESGIEPLLKALMDGEAGIQSLSIERAGLHDAFVAIAGEAAARDMVADNTGEPA